The proteins below are encoded in one region of Betaproteobacteria bacterium:
- a CDS encoding IS1595 family transposase, with the protein LGNYLGWRRLIERHDRDISSDDFLRAALGIDGVQHTMGT; encoded by the coding sequence CTTGGGTAACTATCTGGGCTGGCGACGATTGATTGAGCGACACGACCGCGATATTTCCTCTGACGATTTCCTCCGTGCCGCTTTGGGGATCGATGGGGTTCAACATACTATGGGTACATAG